The sequence TGCAGCATGCCCCCGGGGCCCACCCGATTGGGGCCGATCCGCATCTGCATCCGGGCCATGACCTTGCGCTCGGCAAGGATCGCGATCAGCGGAGTCAGGATGAGGAACACGAAGACGGCGAGGGCCTTCCCGAGGGTCAGCCACCACGGGTCGTGGCCGAACAACGTCGGGTCGGGATATTCGAGCGACAGAACGGTCACGAGACCTCCTCGGGCGCATTCGTCGGCGACGACCGCGTCGCCTCGGCACCGACGGCGTTCGCGACGCGGACGACGCTTCCCATCGGGGCTGCGAGTTGCCGGAAGACTGCGGATTCCGGCGAGTTGAGGGGAAGCCACACCACTCGATCGGGCAGATCCGTGACAACCAGCGGGAGGGTGACCGATCCCCGGTCGGTGCTCACGGTTACCGAGGAACCCTCGGCGGCACCGATTTCGGCGGCCGACGCGGCCGACAACCGGACAACCGGTGTTCGAGCGGTCCCGGCCAGATGGGGTTCCCCGTCCTGCAGACGTCCGGAATCGAGGAGCATCCGCCAACTCGCCAGAACCGCTTCACCGGGTCCGGGTTGGGACACCGCAAGCGGAGAATACGCGGGCCCGGCCGGTCGCTCCCCGTCCCAGCGGTCGAGCCGCCCCAGTTCCGCGCGTGCCGCCGCAGCATCCGGCAGTCCGAGCCGGATGTTCATCTCCGAAGCGAGGGCGTCGAGGACCCGTTGGTCGGGCATGGCCCCTGTCCCACGCAGGGCCGCCTCGAACACGCGCGGCCTGCCCTCCCAGTCGAGGAAGGTGCCCGGTTTCTCCACCACTGGTGCCACGGGGAAGACCACGTCCGCCCGTTCGGTCACCTCGCTGCTGCGCAATTCCAGACTGACGACGAAGTCCGCCGCCTCGACTGCCGACAGGGCGGCCCGCGGATCGGGCAGATCGCTGACCTCTACCCCGGCAATCACCAGTGCACCGAGCGTGCCTGCTGCCGCCGCGGCCAGAATTTCTGCTGTTCCACGACCGGGAGTCGACGGCAGTTCGGGCACGTTCCACATTTCCGCCACCTGTCGACGGGACTCCGGATCGTCGAGAGGCCGACCCCCGGGTAGGAGTGTGGGCAGGGCGCCTGCGTCGACCGCACCCCGTTCACCGGCCCGCCGCGGCACCCACGCCAGACGGGCTCCCGTGGTGTCGGCGAGGCGCGCTGCGGCGGAAAGCCCACCGGGAACGGTCGCCAGGCGCTCACCGACCAGGATGACCGCACCGGGTTGGCGCAACGCCTCCGCGAGTGCCGCGCCCTGTTCGTCGAGTCTCGTCTCCGGGTGGGAGGCGAGCGCGTCGAGCAACGCCGCCTCCTCTCCCGGCACCGCGCGCAGCAACCGGCCCGACATCTTCGTCAGGCTGCGGGTGGTGAAGGGCGCCATCGAGTACACGCTGTGCCCGCTCTTGCGTACGGCCTTGCGGAGCCGCAAGAAAATAATGGGCGACTCCTCTTCGGGCTCGAACGCGACGAGCAGGACGGCCGGTGCTTTCTCCAGATCGTCGTAAGTCACTTCCAGTCCGCGGCCCGCGACCCGTGCCGCCAGGAACTCGGCCTCTTCTACCGAATGTGCGCGGATCCTGAAGTCGATGTCGTTGGAATCGAGTGCAACCCGGGCGAATTTGGCGTAGGCGTATGCGTCTTCTACCGTGGCCCGCCCGCCGACGAGAACTCCTGCATTTCCGCGTGCGGCCGCCAACCCGCGGGCCGCGACGGCGAGGGCTTCCGGCCACGAAGCCGGCACCAGAGCACCCGTGTCGTCGCGGATCAACGGGGTAGTGAGACGGTCGCTCTCGGTGGCGTAGGTGAAGGCCCACCGCCCCTTGTCACAGTTCCATTCCTCGTTGACCTGCGGATCGTCACCGGCCAACCGTCGTAGCACTTTGCCGCGTCGATGGTCGGTGCGCTGCGCGCAACCGCTCGAGCAGTGCTCGCAGACACTCGGGCTGGAGACGAGGTCGAACGGACGCGCCCGGAACCGGTACGCGGCACCGGTCAGCGCACCGACCGGACAGATCTGTACGGTGTTGCCGGAAAAATACGACTCGAACGGTTCCTTGGCATAGATGCCGACCTGCTGCAGCGCACCCCGCTCCTGAAGTTCGATGAACGGATCGCCGGCCACCTGCTGGGAGAAACGCGTGCACCGGGCACAGAGCACGCACCGCTCGCGGTCCAGCAACACCTGCGAGGACAGTGGGATCGGCTTGGGGAACGTGCGTTTGACTTCTTCGAAACGAGACTCCGTACGCCCGTTCGACATGGCCTGATTCTGCAGAGGACACTCGCCGCCCTTGTCGCAGACCGGGCAGTCGAGCGGATGGTTGATCAGCAACAACTCCATCACACCCTTCTGCGCCTTGTCGGCGGCAGCCGAGGTGAGCTGAGTGCGAACCACCATGCCGTCGGTGACGGTGGTCGTGCAGGAGGCCAACGGCTTCCGCTGCCCCTCCACGTCGACCAGACACTGTCGGCAGGCGCCCACGGGATCGAGCAGCGGGTGATCACAGAATCGCGGAATCTGGATACCGGCCAGCTCGGCGGCACGAATTACCAACGTGCCCTTGGGAACTCTGAGATCGACGCCGTCGATGACAAGGCTCACCTCGTTCGTGGGCACTGGGGGTGCATCTTTGCTCGCTGCGCTCGCAGGCACCTGGGCTGTCACGCGGGAACTCCTGCCATGAGAGTTGACTGGTGCGGATCGAACGGGCAGCCGCCCTGTTCGAAGTGCGCGAGATACTCGTCCCGGAAGTACTTCAGGGAAGACATGATCGGGCTTGCCGCCCCGTCACCGAGGGCACAGAACGACTTTCCGAGGATGTTGTCGGAAATGTCGAGCAACTTCTCGAGGTCGGTCTCGGAACCTCCCCCACTTTCGAGTCGCTGCAAAATCTGCACCAGCCAGTACGTACCTTCCCGGCAGGGCGTGCACTTGCCGCATGATTCGTGGGCATAGAATTCGGTCCAGCGCAGCACCGCGCGCACCACACAGGTGGTTTCGTCGAACAGCTGTAAAGCCTTGGTGCCGAGCATCGATCCTGCAGCACCCACACCTTCGTAGTCGAGCGGAACGTCGAGGTGCTCGTCGGTGAACATCGGGGTCGACGAACCACCGGGGGTCCAGAATTTCAGCTGATGCCCGGCGCGTATTCCCCCCGCATATTCCAAGAGCTCCCGCAACGTGATGCCGAGCGGCGCCTCGTACTGCCCGGGCCGGCTGACGTGTCCGGACAGCGAATAAAGAGTGAAACCGGGTGACTTTTCGGTGCCCATCGAACGGAACCACTCGACCCCGTTCTGCAGAATCGGCGGCACGCTCGCGATCGATTCGACGTTGTTGACGACCGTCGGGCAGGCGTACAACCCGGCCACCGCGGGGAATGGGGGACGCAAACGGGGTTGTCCGCGACGGCCTTCCAGGGAATCGAGCTGAGCAGTTTCCTCACCGCAAATGTACGCGCCGGCGCCCGCGTGGACGACGAGGTCGAGGTCGTACCCGCTGCCGAGGATGTTACGGCCCAGGTACCCGGCGGCGTACGCCTCGGATACCGCGGCCTGCAGGCGACGCAGCACAGGCACCACTTCACCGCGCAGATAGATGAAGGCGTGACTGGCGCGAATAGCGTACGCGGCGATGATGACGCCCTCGACCAGTGCGTGTGGGGTGGCCAGCATCAACGGAATGTCCTTGCAGGTGCCGGGCTCGGACTCATCCGCATTGACCACCAGATAGTGCGGTTTGGCGTCGTCCTGCGGAATGAAACCCCACTTCACCCCGGTCGGGAATCCGGCACCACCACGACCCCGCAGTCCCGAGTCCTTGATCGTGTCGATGACCTCGTCCGGCTGCATCTTCAGCGCCTTGCGCAGCGCCTCGTACCCGTCGTGGCGGTGGTAAGTGTCGAGAGTCCAGGACTGGGGGTCGTCCCAGTACCGGCTGAGGACAGGAGTCAGCGGCACCTCAGTCTCCCTTGCGTGTCGGGTCGGTCCCGGAGGTGGATTGGTGCGGCGGCGTCGGCTCGGACGGTGCGGGAGCCGGCTTGTCCTTCGTCGACTCCGTCGCCAACGGCTTGCCGATCTCGGCGTGCGGCCCCGACCCCGATGGCCCGGCCGGCGGGGAAGGCGCATCCATGTCGAGCTCTCGGGCGACGTGCAACCCGGCCAGGGTGGCAGGGCCGGCGCCGCCGCCGGCTTCCAACGCTCCCGGTCGCTCGTCGGGGAATCCGGCGAGCACGCGAGCTGTCTCGCGGAACGTGCACAGCGGCGCTCCCCGGCTGGGTGTCACCTTCTCACCGGATCGCAGCGAATCCACCAGTGTGCGGGCCGACTCCGGGGTCTGGTTGTCGAAGAATTCCCAGTTGACCATCACGACAGGAGCAAAGTCGCAGGCCGCGTTGCATTCGATGTGCTCCACCGTGACCTTGCCGTCCGGCGTCGTCTCACCCGGTCGCACACCGAGGTGATCCTCGAGCGCCGCAAGGATCGCGTCACCGCCCATGATCGCGCACAAAGTGTTGGTACAGACTCCGACGAAGTAGTCACCGGTCGGAGAGCGCCGGTACATCGAATAGAAGGTGGCCACCGCCGCAACCTCGGCCCCGGTGAGACCGAGCTGATCGGCGCAGAAGTCCACACCCGCCGGACTGATGTACCCGTCCTCCGCCTGCACCAAATGCAGCAGGGGCAGCAACGCGGACCGGGCAGTGTTCTGCGGTCGCTCTCCTGGCCCCGCCCCGGGCTTCGGGTAGCGGCCGATGATCTCCGCGGCCTCTCCGTCCAACCTGGCCCGCACCTCCGGCGGATAACTCTCCCGCGCACCCGGCCACACGAGTTGGTTGTTCTCCTCGGGCCGTGGTCCGAACTCGACGAACACCGGTGTGCTCTTGCTTGCTGCGGTCGCGGGCGCCGGACTCTGACTTCTCGGCAGGGAGCTCATCGGTCCACTCCGCCCATGACGGGATCGATGCTGGCGACCGCGGCGATCACGTCCGACACCATGCCGCCCTCACACATGGCGGCCACCGCCTGCAGGTTGGTAAACGAGGGGTCGCGGTAGTGCACCCGATACGGGCGGGTGCCACCATCGCTGACCATGTGCACGCCCAGTTCTCCTCGCGGCGATTCCACCGCCACATAGACCTGGCCGGGCGGCACCCGGAAACCCTCGGTCACCAACTTGAAATGGTGGATCAACCCCTCCATCGAGGTGTCCATGATCTTGCGCACGTGCTTGGTGGAGTTTCCCAATCCGTCACGATCCAACGCGAGATCCGCCGGCCAGGCGATCTTCCTGTCCTCGATCATGATGGGGCCGGGGCGTAACCGGTCGAGGCACTGCTCGACGATCTTCAGCGACTCCTTCATCTCGTCCACCCGAATCAGATACCGGCCGTACGCATCACAACCGGTATGGGTACAGACGTCGAACTCATAATTCTCGTACCCACAGTAAGGTTCCGACTTCCGCAGGTCGTGCGGCAAGCCGGTGGCACGAAGCATCGGACCGGTGATCCCCAGCGCCATACAACCCGTGAGATCCAAATAGCCGATCCCCTCGGTGCGGGCCTTCCAGATCCGGTTCTCGTTGAGCAGGTTCTCCATGTCCCGAATCCGTGACGGCAGCACCGTCAGCAACTCACGAACCTTCTCGACAGCGCCGGCCGGAAGATCCTGAGCCAGCCCACCCGGCCGAATGAAAGCATGATTCATCCGAAGACCGGTGATGGTCTCGAAAACATCGAGGATCAGCTCACGCTCACGAAAACCGAACAACATCGCGGTGACGGCACCCAATTCCATGCCACCCGTCGCCAACGCCACCAAATGCGACGAAATGCGGTTGAGTTCCATCAGCATCACCCGGACAACCGTGGCCCGCTCCGGGATCTCGTCGGTGACCCCCAGCAACTTCTCCACACCCAGGCAGTACGCCGCCTCATTGAAAAACGGAGACAAATAATCCATCCGCGTCACGAACGTGACACCCTGAGTCCAGTTCCGGTACTCCAGGTTCTTCTCGATCCCCGTGTGCAAGTAGCCGATTCCACAGCGCGCCTCGGTGACCGTCTCACCCTCGATCTCCAGGATGAGCCTCAAAACACCATGCGTAGAGGGATGCTGAGGCCCCATGTTGACGACGATCCGCTCCTCGCCCGTCCCCTGCGCGGTACCCTCCGCAGGCACCCTCGCCGCCGCAAGAATCTCGTCCCAATCCTGCCCGGCGACAGTGACCATCACCTCCGGTCGCTCCGTCCGCGCCGCACCCTCGCCCATCAGTTGTACCCCCTCCGCTCATCGGGCGGCGCTATCTCCGCACCCTTGAACTCCACCGGAATACCGCCCAGCGGATAGTCCTTCCGCTG comes from Rhodococcus oxybenzonivorans and encodes:
- the nuoF gene encoding NADH-quinone oxidoreductase subunit NuoF, which produces MPLTPVLSRYWDDPQSWTLDTYHRHDGYEALRKALKMQPDEVIDTIKDSGLRGRGGAGFPTGVKWGFIPQDDAKPHYLVVNADESEPGTCKDIPLMLATPHALVEGVIIAAYAIRASHAFIYLRGEVVPVLRRLQAAVSEAYAAGYLGRNILGSGYDLDLVVHAGAGAYICGEETAQLDSLEGRRGQPRLRPPFPAVAGLYACPTVVNNVESIASVPPILQNGVEWFRSMGTEKSPGFTLYSLSGHVSRPGQYEAPLGITLRELLEYAGGIRAGHQLKFWTPGGSSTPMFTDEHLDVPLDYEGVGAAGSMLGTKALQLFDETTCVVRAVLRWTEFYAHESCGKCTPCREGTYWLVQILQRLESGGGSETDLEKLLDISDNILGKSFCALGDGAASPIMSSLKYFRDEYLAHFEQGGCPFDPHQSTLMAGVPA
- a CDS encoding NADH-quinone oxidoreductase subunit G, coding for MPASAASKDAPPVPTNEVSLVIDGVDLRVPKGTLVIRAAELAGIQIPRFCDHPLLDPVGACRQCLVDVEGQRKPLASCTTTVTDGMVVRTQLTSAAADKAQKGVMELLLINHPLDCPVCDKGGECPLQNQAMSNGRTESRFEEVKRTFPKPIPLSSQVLLDRERCVLCARCTRFSQQVAGDPFIELQERGALQQVGIYAKEPFESYFSGNTVQICPVGALTGAAYRFRARPFDLVSSPSVCEHCSSGCAQRTDHRRGKVLRRLAGDDPQVNEEWNCDKGRWAFTYATESDRLTTPLIRDDTGALVPASWPEALAVAARGLAAARGNAGVLVGGRATVEDAYAYAKFARVALDSNDIDFRIRAHSVEEAEFLAARVAGRGLEVTYDDLEKAPAVLLVAFEPEEESPIIFLRLRKAVRKSGHSVYSMAPFTTRSLTKMSGRLLRAVPGEEAALLDALASHPETRLDEQGAALAEALRQPGAVILVGERLATVPGGLSAAARLADTTGARLAWVPRRAGERGAVDAGALPTLLPGGRPLDDPESRRQVAEMWNVPELPSTPGRGTAEILAAAAAGTLGALVIAGVEVSDLPDPRAALSAVEAADFVVSLELRSSEVTERADVVFPVAPVVEKPGTFLDWEGRPRVFEAALRGTGAMPDQRVLDALASEMNIRLGLPDAAAARAELGRLDRWDGERPAGPAYSPLAVSQPGPGEAVLASWRMLLDSGRLQDGEPHLAGTARTPVVRLSAASAAEIGAAEGSSVTVSTDRGSVTLPLVVTDLPDRVVWLPLNSPESAVFRQLAAPMGSVVRVANAVGAEATRSSPTNAPEEVS
- the nuoD gene encoding NADH dehydrogenase (quinone) subunit D, with amino-acid sequence MGEGAARTERPEVMVTVAGQDWDEILAAARVPAEGTAQGTGEERIVVNMGPQHPSTHGVLRLILEIEGETVTEARCGIGYLHTGIEKNLEYRNWTQGVTFVTRMDYLSPFFNEAAYCLGVEKLLGVTDEIPERATVVRVMLMELNRISSHLVALATGGMELGAVTAMLFGFRERELILDVFETITGLRMNHAFIRPGGLAQDLPAGAVEKVRELLTVLPSRIRDMENLLNENRIWKARTEGIGYLDLTGCMALGITGPMLRATGLPHDLRKSEPYCGYENYEFDVCTHTGCDAYGRYLIRVDEMKESLKIVEQCLDRLRPGPIMIEDRKIAWPADLALDRDGLGNSTKHVRKIMDTSMEGLIHHFKLVTEGFRVPPGQVYVAVESPRGELGVHMVSDGGTRPYRVHYRDPSFTNLQAVAAMCEGGMVSDVIAAVASIDPVMGGVDR
- the nuoE gene encoding NADH-quinone oxidoreductase subunit NuoE; its protein translation is MSSLPRSQSPAPATAASKSTPVFVEFGPRPEENNQLVWPGARESYPPEVRARLDGEAAEIIGRYPKPGAGPGERPQNTARSALLPLLHLVQAEDGYISPAGVDFCADQLGLTGAEVAAVATFYSMYRRSPTGDYFVGVCTNTLCAIMGGDAILAALEDHLGVRPGETTPDGKVTVEHIECNAACDFAPVVMVNWEFFDNQTPESARTLVDSLRSGEKVTPSRGAPLCTFRETARVLAGFPDERPGALEAGGGAGPATLAGLHVARELDMDAPSPPAGPSGSGPHAEIGKPLATESTKDKPAPAPSEPTPPHQSTSGTDPTRKGD